The region CGACAGAAGCTCGATGACCTGGGCCATGACACGATGGCCTTCTTCGACGTGAGCCATTTCTCGTCCCTTGAACTGGATCGAGACTTGGACTTTGTCTTTGTGCTTCAAGAAGCCAATGGCTTGCTTGACTTTGAATTCGATATCGTGGTCGCCGGTCTTGGGACGAAGACGAATTTCTTTCGTCTTGGTGTGATGCGACTGGTTTTTGTGCTGCTTCTTGCTTTGCTGATATTTGTACTTGCCGTAATCCATGATGCGGCAAACCGGTGGCTTGGCGCCAGGAGCGACCTCGACAAGATCCAGACCCGCTTCTCGGGCGATGGACATGGCTTCGTCAGTGGGCAAAACGCCTAACTGTTCTCCTTCGGCAGAAATGACTCGAATAGGCGAAATACGAATTCGATCGTTGATTCGAGTCTGGTCGCGATTTTGATCGCGGTCGCGATCGCGAGACATGTTACGCAGGGCGATGGCTAGTGATCCTTTTAAACGCTAGGAAACGGGTCGAGTGATTCAATTTTGTTGGCGGTTGTGGACAACCCGTAAAATCGTACCACAACGCAATCATTTTATCGTCAAGATCTCGTCACGTTAACGCACGAAAATCAGAATCGGTAAATTTTGCCACCTTTTCGGGTGGTAATGGCGGTTCTGGTTCCCTTTGTAGGACTGACTTTCCGCAACCGATTCGGGACACTTGACTTAATGTGGTCACCTTCCCCCGTCGCTTTGGGGGAAGGCTGTCTTTGTTTTTTGAAGGTTTAGTAACCTTCGCTGGTGGACGCGGTGCCGGAGGTGCCAAGCCCGCCAGAGCCTTTAAACACCTGGCGAACGACACGGTTTTCGACTTCATCGGTCAGCTTGTCGATGGCTTGTTGGATCTTCATCGAGCCCAAGTCGCCATCAATTCGATCGCGAACCGAAACCGCTTCTTCTTCCATCTCGCGGCCCCCAATGATGAACATGTAGGGGATCAGCTCTAGTTGTGCCGAGCGAATCTTGGCTCCGATCTTTTCAGGGCGATAATCGCCACTGACACGGAAGCCGGCCGCTTGAAGCTCTTTTTCGACCTTCAGTGCGTACTCGTCGAACTTTTGGCTAACCGTCAAGATTCGCACTTGCTCTGGGGCTAGCCAAAGCGGGAATGCGCCGGCGAAATGTTCGATCAGCACACCCATGAATCGTTCCAGCGAACCGAACGGAGCACGGTGAATCATTACCGGACGATGCGGCTGGTTATCGGGCCCGATGTATTCGAGGTCGAATCGCTCTGCGCTCGGAAGGTTATAGTCGAGCTGAACGGTGCCAAGCTGCCATTCGCGGCCCAGGCAATCGTTCACGACGAAGTCTGCTTTGGGACCATAGAACGCAGCTTCTCCCGCTTCGGCAGTCGCAGTGATCCCCATGTTCTTACAAACACGTACCAGTGCCGCTTCGGCTTGATCCCAGACTTTCTCTTGGCCAACATATTTGCCGCTGTCAGGGTCACGGAATCCAAGGCGCACGCGGTAATCGGTCAGGCCCAAGCTGCTCAGCACGTACTGAGTCATCTGAATGCAGTTGCGGAACTCGACTTCCACTTGTTCGTCGGTGCAGAAGATATGGGCATCGTCCTGCGTGAAGCCACGAACACGAGTCATGCCATTCAGCTCGCCTGATTGTTCGTAGCGGTAAACGGTACCGAATTCCGACAAGCGATACGGCAGTTCACGATAACTACGTGGCCGCGACTTATAGATCATGATGTGGTGCGGACAGTTCATCGGCTTGAGAAGGTATTCTTCGTCGTCGGCCTGATGAATCGGCGCGAACTGGCTTTCCTTGTAGTAAGGATAGTGCCCAGAGATCTTATACAAGTCGACTTTGCCGATGTTCGGCGTGACGACCGGAAGATACTCGAACTTCTTCAACTGCTCACCGACGAATTCCGTCAGCAAGTTACGGATAATCGTCCCCTTGGGAGACCAAAGGATCAGCCCCTGCCCAACGAGTGGGTTGATCGAAAACAGGTCGAGCTGTTTGCCCAATACGCGGTGGTCGCGACGTTTGGCTTCCTCGATCTTCGTTAAATGGGCTTCCAGATCTTCTTTGTTGAAGAAGGCGGTCGCATAAAGTCGCTGCAGTTGACGGTTATTAGAATCCCCTTTCCAGTAAGCCCCGGCAACCGAAAGGATTTTGTAGGCGCCGATTGCTTTTGGACGTGGCACATGAGGGCCACGGCAAAGATCGACAAACTCGCCCTGCTGGTAGAAGGACATCGACGCATGGTCTTTCAGGCCTGTCTCGATATGCTCGATCTTGTATTGTTGACCGAGATCTTTGACGACTTGAAGCGACTCTTCACGATCACGCTCGATACGCTCGAACGGTTCGTCTTGCTTGATGATCTTCTTCATCTCGGCTTCGATGGCCGGGAAGTCTTCTTCGGATAGCTTATGCTCGAGATCAAAGTCGTAGTAGAAGCCCCCTTCAATGGTTGGGCCAAAAGCAAGCTGCACACCGTCGAACAGACGCATCACCGCACGAGCCATAATGTGAGCGCAACTGTGCCGCATAACGCCCAGGGCTTCTTCATCCTTTTTCGTCAGCAGTCGTAGGTTGACGCTCCCTTCTTCAGGAAGCTTGGTATCGAAACCCACGATATTGCCATCGACTTCGCCGGCCAATGTTGCCTTGGCAAGACCGGGGCCGATGTCAGCAGCAACTTCCATAGGAGTGACTGCGTGATCGAATTCTTTTTTGGATCCGTCGGGAAGAATGACCTCGAGCATGATGTGTACTAATTTCTCATCCAGATGGAGGTTTCCAATCTCACGAGGGCATCGAAACAAAGGATGTCGCTAAAACCGTGAGAAAGGGGGCGACGCGACCGGCAATCGTGTATGCCACTGCGTCGAAGCGAACCTGATTCCAAGGCGTAGGCTCTTATACCTATGTCAGTGGGAGACGGCCTATTGCGAAAATGGGTTCACCGCAAGAAGCGTATAGATTGACGGAAGTTACGTTTTAGGAAAAGTCCAGGTTTACGAGATACCGGCGATAACGTAGAGCGAGAAGCAGAATTTCCGTAGTTAAGAAGTGGGGGCAAAATCGTGATTTTCGATTCATCCCCTTGACGCATCAGCGGTTTGGATGGCAAACTACGCGTTTGGTTAATCCTTCACGGGATCAATCACTGATAAATGCTTGCAGAAAGCATTGTCGAAAGGGCGATTGGCTCAGTTGGTTAGAGCACTACCTTGACATGGTAGGGGTCACAGGTTCGAATCCTGTATCGCCCACTAATAACAAAAACGGAACCCATTTGAGCGGGTTCCGTTTTTTGTTTCTTGCTAGTTGAGAAGGGGGTTAGCCCTTTAGTTTCTCGACTTCTTCGAGGACTTTCGCGTCATGTCCGTCTACTTGAACGCGTTTCCAGATCTTGGCCACTTTGCCATCCGCATCGATCAGGAAGGTGCTTCGCTGGATGCCCATACTGACTTTGCCATACATGTTCTTCTCGCGCCAGGCACCATACTTTTCGGCGACTTTGTGGTCCTTGTCGACGAGTAGTGGGAAGTTGAGCTGGAACTTCTCTTTGAATTTGACGTGGCTTTCCTTGTCGTCGGGACTTACGCCAAGCACCGTAACGCCGTGTTTTACCAGTTCGCTCTGACGATCTCGGAAAGCGCAAGCCTCCTTGGTACAGCCAGGGGTGTCGTCTTTGGGGTAGAAGTAGAGGACAACGATCGACCCTTTCAGATCGGTGAGTTTGACCTTCGAGCCATCATCAGCGGTCATTGTAAAGCTGGGTGCTTTACTGCCTGTTTCGATCCATTCTGCCATTAATGCCACTCCTGTTGTGTTTTATGCAGGTTAAAGCGTTATTCCGGTGCCGAGCGACGCCGACGATTTGCCTGCTGGGATTGCCTACGGGTTTCGTGCTACCTCGTGCCGACCGCAGAAAGTCAAACCGGATCTCGGATTTTCCATTCAAATTCTTGAATGTTTCCGGCACGAATTGGTTTTTTTAGGGTTAACCCTTGTATATAACATGTAGAGCGTCGGGTTGGCAGTTGACCGCCGCTTTTGCTCGTTGGACTTAACTGTTGGCAATTACCGAAGGCGGATTGGTTGGTAATTGTCCTACTTCGCTTCTCCTATAGCGGAGTTCGCCAATCCCTCCCCTGGGCTGATTACCCGTGTTCGGTCCAGTAGACGTCCAATTGACCCACCCTCGCTGGTATTAGAGCCGCTTCTGGTGCATGAAGCGTGCGGCCTGATCCAGAGATTTTGCGAGATCGAGAAAAGGCGGATGAATTCTCGGCCCCACAGCATGAACGCCTCCTTACGGCGAAGGTCAACGTTCCAGATGTTGGAGCGTAAGGATCTTTTGGCTGGCGATTCGGCATTGATGGTGGAATTTGCCGTCTTCTCAACTCAGTCGCTTCCAGAGGATTCACTTGCTGACCGAACGACGGTCATGCCGGAAAGCATGCGGCAAACGCATGAGTGGGATAAGTTTGTCGTCGAAGTCTGGGTCCGAGGTGAAGGCCCTGCCCCGGTTGAAGTACACGATTTAAAGCTAGATTTAGGCTACCGCACCGATCTTACGTCCGCCGTCAATGTCGAGTTTGGCCGCTCATTCCAAGGAGCGGAAGGAACGTTCGAGCTTGACGATAGCCTAGGGCAAGTACGAGACATTCACGGTATCTCCCCCGGTGTCGAACTCTCGAACCAAGATCGTGTTCTGTTTGCCCGCGTTCACTTTCAAGCCGTCCCACAGCTTGGCGACAACGTCCGGATGGACTTTGTTACTGGGAGCGTTGGGCCTCACTCGGTGGAGCTCGCTACTCAGAATATCACCGCCATGTCAGGCAGTTCCGATGTATTGATCGGACACGATCCGATGCCGGAGTTGGGATTGTTGCCGGTGATTTACGATCTCAATGAGGATCAGAAGATCAGCCTGAGCGACTTCGGTAGTTTCGTCGAGCAATTCGGCAAAACGGCCGATTCTCCAACGGACGGAGTCGCTTGGTTCGCTGACTTTGATAAGTCGTACAAAGTAGGCCTTTCTGACTACGGCTACTTTGTCGCGAACTTCGGCAAAAACTACGACAGCGAGTTCGTTACATTTCCCGCCAATTACCCTTCCGCTTGGATCGAAGCGACCGAACCTACCGATGACGGGGGTGACGATGGGGGAGTTACCGTTGTTGATCCAGACGACGATAAAGATCCGCCTGCTCAGCCGCTGCCGCAGTTCAATCTTGGACTGATCGGTCAGAACATGGGCATCAATTTGCCAGGCGTGCACGATGTCTTTCAGATTGTCGTGGCAGGAATCAACTGGCAAGACATTCAAATCAGCCGGCTGACCGGCAATGCGTCGCTGAGTGAAGAAGGGGAAGAGGTCGAAGGTGACGTGGTCCTTTCGATCGTCCTCGAAGATGAAGAAATCTACGAAACCGAAATTGAACTGATCTTCGACGGTGAGCTGATTGATACGCTCACTGAGTTCAATGAGTACTCGGTTCTGATTACTTCCTATGTTTCGGAAGTCATGACTACCGTTAAAGGGCTTCTCAGTGATGCCCTGGATGGCGAATAGTCACTTCTTTTGCCTGAGACGTGAGACCGCGGCGTATTAATAGTGTGGCGGTCGTTCGTCGTCGGCCGATCGAGGTTGGTCCATCGCGGCATGCAATTGCTCGATCCGTTCGTCGGCTCTCTTGAGAAGAGATTCCAGTCGCATCAGGCGTTTCTGCTGATCGAGGATCACTTCGTTCAGGTCTGCAATAATCCGCTCTTGATGGGCATGTTTTTCTTCAAGCGTTGTAATTCTTTCGACAACTCTTTCTTCTGGCATTTCCCGCTTGCTTTCCAAATGGGGGAGAATATTCGTCGTTAACTCCCATTTAGGGACATTCGCGTCCAGTTTTGGGAGGGTTCCTTCCTCGTAACTTCATTCAAATCAATTTTACCCCCGTTCGATAGGCCGTAGGGTAGGTGATGCAAACGGAATCGGCCGCAACCGTTGCGTTGACTTCTGAGTTCTTTTGGACTTAAAATGCTTGACTTATGTGTCCGCGTCGCGGCAGGTTCGCCAGGGCGAATCGTTTCCTGAGCCAAGCTCCTTTCTGCTTGATGGGAGCCTTCCGGTTGCCGGCGACTAACGTATCTATGTTGGCTAGAGAGTCTCGAACGAAATATGTCTATCTCCACGACCAGTATTGAGCAATTATCGATCAACGCCATCCGTACGTTGTCCATGGATGCCGTCCAGCAAGCCAACAGTGGGCATCCCGGCACGCCAATGGCTCTGGCTCCTGTGGTCTACACGTTGTGGAACAAGCACCTGAATTACGATCCTGCCAATCCTCATTGGCATTCGCGAGATCGTTTCGTGCTGTCTTGCGGTCATGCTTCGATGCTGTTGTACAGCACTTTGCACGTGGCCGGCGTTAAGAAGGCAGACGGTTCGAGCGAACCATCGATCACTCTCGACAACATCCGCAACTTCCGCCAGCTGCACAGCCCATGTGCCGGCCACCCCGAAGTTCACGAAGCTGCTGGTATCGAAACGACGACCGGGCCGCTCGGCCAGGGCGTTGCCAACAGTGTTGGTATGGCGATCGCCGGCAAATGGCAGGAAGCTCGCTTTGGCGACATGTTCGGCTACGACGTCTACGCTCTTTGTAGCGATGGCGACTTGATGGAAGGCATCGCCACCGAAGCTGCGTCGACGGCCGGTCACTTGAAGCTGTCGAACCTCTGCTGGATTTACGACGACAACAAGATCACCATCGAAGGCGACACCGATCTCGCGTTCACCGAAGACATCCCTGGTAAGTTCCGTGCCATGGGTTGGCACGTGATCGATATCGAAGACGCGAACGATATCGACGCGTTGGATAAAGCGTTTGCCGAATTCAAGCAAACCACCGACAAGCCGACCATGATTGTCGTGCATAGCATCATTGCTTGGGGTGCTCCGACCAAGGCCAACACCCACGGTGCTCACGGTGCTCCACTGGGTGACGACGAAATTTCGGCCACCAAGGAAGCTTACGGTTGGACGTACGGCAAGTTTGAAGTTCCTGCCGAAGTCTACGAACACTTCAACGCCAACCTTGGTGCTCGCGGTGCCGAAGCCAAAGCGAAGTGGGATTCTGACTTCGAAGCTTACGGCAAGGAAAACGCAGAAAAGGCTGCCACTTGGTCGTCGATCATGTCGGGCGAACTTCCTGAAGGTTGGGACTCCGACATTCCAACGTTCCCTGCCGATGCCAAGGGCGTTGCCACGCGTGCTTCCAGCGGCAAAGTGCTTAATGCCATTGCCGAAAAAGTTCCTGGATTGCTTGGCGGTTCGGCTGACTTGGAACCTTCGACCAAAACCGGTTTGAAGTTTGATGGGGCTGGCGACTTCGAGCCAGGCACCTACTGTGGACGTAACTTCCACTTCGGTATCCGTGAACATGCCATGGCTGCCATCGGCAACGGCATGGCTCTTTGCGGACTGCGTCCTTACGTTTCGACGTTCTTCGTGTTCAGCGACTACCTGCGTCCATCGCTCCGTTTGTCGGCGATCATGCACGCACCGGTTCTTTACATCTTCACGCACGACTCGATCGGTGTCGGTGAAGATGGTCCAACCCACCAGCCGGTTGAGCACCTCGCCGCTTTGCGTGCGATTCCTAACGTTGCTATCTTCCGTCCTGGCGACTCAAATGAAGTCGGTGCTTGTTACAAGACGGCCCTGCAGCTGAACGATCGTCCTTCGGTCTTGGTCCTCACGCGTCAGAACCTGCCAACGCTCGATCGCTCGAAGTATGCCTGCTCAGGCAACTCGTCGAAGGGTGCTTACACCATCGCCGATTGCGAAGGTACGCCGGAAGTGTTGCTGATGGGTACCGGTAGCGAGCTTTCGCTGGTCATCGACGCGTACGAAAAGCTGACCGCTGAAGGCGTCAAAGCTCGTGCCATCAGCGTTCCTTGCTTGGAGTTGTTCTACGAGCAAGATGCCGAATACCAGAAGGAAGTCATGCCATGCGAAGTGACGGCTCGCGTCGCTGTGGAAGCTGGCCTTCGTCAGTCTTGGGATCGCCTGCTTGGCTTCCAAGGTGAATTCGTTGGCATGAAGAGCTTCGGTGCCAGTGCTCCTGCCGAAGAGCTCTTCAAGCACTTCGGTATCACGACCGATCACGTCGTCGAAGCGGCTAAGAAGTCAATGGGCAAGTAACCGCCCGAACGCTTATAACCTGACTAACGGAAACCCCCTCCAGATATGGTGGGGGTTTCTTCATGCGCTGTTACCACCGACAAAACCGGTAGAACCGTCAAAATCAGACGCAGAAGGGGACTGCACTTTGCCGCAGTCTTTTCCCCGTTTTTGACCGGGCGCATGTCCTAACCTATAGAACAGTAGGTCGTTCCGCGCAACCGATTGGCAGCCGTGCGGACACCATGAGAAAACGCATGAAGTAGTGGACACGTCTCATTTAATGAAATCGATCAGGACATGGACGGCGTAAATTCCCATTCTCACGAAATCGCGAATTTGGAAGAGATTGCGAGCAAGGCCTCTTTGCAACGAGAGCGTGCGCGTGAATTCCTAGAGCGTCATCGCCAAGGTGTTCACGAAATTGAGCAACGTATTTCGCAGCAACTGAAGCAGATCTCGCAGGGGCTTGTCGATAAAGAAGGCCACCTGAACAATCGTTCTTCCGAAGTCGAAGCATCCGTATCGCAACTGGAAAACCAGTCGAAGGAGCTGTCTGCTTCTCTCGAAGCATTGCAAGCGCGGGAACAGTCTCTTGAAAACGAACTAGGCCGATTCGAGAAGGAAAAGGGGAATCACTCCGCATGGGAAGCAGAGCGAAGTGAACTGCATGCCGCGAAAGATCGACTTCATGCCGAACTGAAATCGGCCAACGAAGCCAAAGCATCGCTCCAGCAAGAGATTCTTGATCAGCAGTCCAAGCATAGCGAAGCGCTGAAGAACCTTCAGGCCGCACAGCAAAATGGCCAGGCAGCCGAAGAGCTGCAAAATCAGCTCAATGGCCGCATTGCCGACTTGGAAAAACAGCTTTCCGATGTATCCGCCGAACGAGATGGCGTAAGGGGAGAGCTCGACGGTGTACGAGCAGAGCTGCACGGTGTACGCTCTGAATTAGACGGCGTACGGCAGTCGGCACAGCAGCAAGCCGATCGCGTAGGGCAACTGGAAGGCGAACTGGCAAATGCTCAAAATCACGCTGGTCAACTGACGGGCCAAGTAGAATCGCTTCAAGGCGAGAAAGCCAAATTCGAGCAAGATCTTCAGTCGGTCCAATCGCAAAATGCGGATCTGGAAGGACGACTTCAGGAAGAAAAACTTCGCGCCGACGAACTCGCAGGCAAACTTCAGCTTGCCGAACAGCAGCGAGACGAAGCGAACGCCCAGCTCTCTCAGTCGGACTCCGAGCAAGGTCAACAGCTCGCCGAACTTCAGACACAGCTACAAGCCGCACAGTCTTCGGCGAAAGAATTCGAAGGGGCAAAAGCAAAGCTGTCCGAGGAAGTTCAACAACTTCAATCGCAGCTGGAAACAGTGAAGTCGCAAAGCGTGGATGCCTCCGAGCTTAGTGCCAAGC is a window of Bremerella sp. TYQ1 DNA encoding:
- the infC gene encoding translation initiation factor IF-3, which produces MSRDRDRDQNRDQTRINDRIRISPIRVISAEGEQLGVLPTDEAMSIAREAGLDLVEVAPGAKPPVCRIMDYGKYKYQQSKKQHKNQSHHTKTKEIRLRPKTGDHDIEFKVKQAIGFLKHKDKVQVSIQFKGREMAHVEEGHRVMAQVIELLSEVGKLESPPKQMGRRIMATVSPKAG
- the thrS gene encoding threonine--tRNA ligase — its product is MLEVILPDGSKKEFDHAVTPMEVAADIGPGLAKATLAGEVDGNIVGFDTKLPEEGSVNLRLLTKKDEEALGVMRHSCAHIMARAVMRLFDGVQLAFGPTIEGGFYYDFDLEHKLSEEDFPAIEAEMKKIIKQDEPFERIERDREESLQVVKDLGQQYKIEHIETGLKDHASMSFYQQGEFVDLCRGPHVPRPKAIGAYKILSVAGAYWKGDSNNRQLQRLYATAFFNKEDLEAHLTKIEEAKRRDHRVLGKQLDLFSINPLVGQGLILWSPKGTIIRNLLTEFVGEQLKKFEYLPVVTPNIGKVDLYKISGHYPYYKESQFAPIHQADDEEYLLKPMNCPHHIMIYKSRPRSYRELPYRLSEFGTVYRYEQSGELNGMTRVRGFTQDDAHIFCTDEQVEVEFRNCIQMTQYVLSSLGLTDYRVRLGFRDPDSGKYVGQEKVWDQAEAALVRVCKNMGITATAEAGEAAFYGPKADFVVNDCLGREWQLGTVQLDYNLPSAERFDLEYIGPDNQPHRPVMIHRAPFGSLERFMGVLIEHFAGAFPLWLAPEQVRILTVSQKFDEYALKVEKELQAAGFRVSGDYRPEKIGAKIRSAQLELIPYMFIIGGREMEEEAVSVRDRIDGDLGSMKIQQAIDKLTDEVENRVVRQVFKGSGGLGTSGTASTSEGY
- the bcp gene encoding thioredoxin-dependent thiol peroxidase encodes the protein MAEWIETGSKAPSFTMTADDGSKVKLTDLKGSIVVLYFYPKDDTPGCTKEACAFRDRQSELVKHGVTVLGVSPDDKESHVKFKEKFQLNFPLLVDKDHKVAEKYGAWREKNMYGKVSMGIQRSTFLIDADGKVAKIWKRVQVDGHDAKVLEEVEKLKG
- a CDS encoding SlyX family protein; amino-acid sequence: MPEERVVERITTLEEKHAHQERIIADLNEVILDQQKRLMRLESLLKRADERIEQLHAAMDQPRSADDERPPHY
- the tkt gene encoding transketolase produces the protein MSISTTSIEQLSINAIRTLSMDAVQQANSGHPGTPMALAPVVYTLWNKHLNYDPANPHWHSRDRFVLSCGHASMLLYSTLHVAGVKKADGSSEPSITLDNIRNFRQLHSPCAGHPEVHEAAGIETTTGPLGQGVANSVGMAIAGKWQEARFGDMFGYDVYALCSDGDLMEGIATEAASTAGHLKLSNLCWIYDDNKITIEGDTDLAFTEDIPGKFRAMGWHVIDIEDANDIDALDKAFAEFKQTTDKPTMIVVHSIIAWGAPTKANTHGAHGAPLGDDEISATKEAYGWTYGKFEVPAEVYEHFNANLGARGAEAKAKWDSDFEAYGKENAEKAATWSSIMSGELPEGWDSDIPTFPADAKGVATRASSGKVLNAIAEKVPGLLGGSADLEPSTKTGLKFDGAGDFEPGTYCGRNFHFGIREHAMAAIGNGMALCGLRPYVSTFFVFSDYLRPSLRLSAIMHAPVLYIFTHDSIGVGEDGPTHQPVEHLAALRAIPNVAIFRPGDSNEVGACYKTALQLNDRPSVLVLTRQNLPTLDRSKYACSGNSSKGAYTIADCEGTPEVLLMGTGSELSLVIDAYEKLTAEGVKARAISVPCLELFYEQDAEYQKEVMPCEVTARVAVEAGLRQSWDRLLGFQGEFVGMKSFGASAPAEELFKHFGITTDHVVEAAKKSMGK